The Rhopalosiphum maidis isolate BTI-1 chromosome 1, ASM367621v3, whole genome shotgun sequence genome has a segment encoding these proteins:
- the LOC113559627 gene encoding aspartate--tRNA ligase, cytoplasmic yields the protein MTSKSGAVEVSEGEQVKSKSQLKKEEKLAAKAMKKEQFKTINKANTNDQASGEDISVGKYGVLKMIQSSKNFVSDRIFVDVKNIIPVLADNSVWIRGRLHTSRAKGKQCFMVVRQQQWSIQVLAVVSDTISKQFVKFCSNINKESIVDIKGKVTKTPSKIGSCSQQDVELHIEELWVVSQSANQLPLLIEDASRPIKGDDDDQGLNIKVNQDTRLDNRVIDLRTPANQAIFRLEAGVCKLFRDLLTAKGFVEIHTPKMINAASEGGANVFTISYFKGSAYLAQSPQLYKQMAIAGDFDRVFTIGAVFRAEDSNTYRHLTEFVGLDLEMAFKYHYHEVVDVIGSLFTNIFKGLRDNYQSEIKTICEQYPVEPFKFLDPPLKLEFPTAVNMLCEAGVEMGDEDDLSTPNEKLLGRLVKAKYDTDFYILDKFPLAIRPFYTMPDPDSKVASNSYDMFMRGEEIISGAQRIHDSDYLIERAKHHQVDIEKIAAYIDAFRYGCPPHAGGGIGLERVVMLYLGLDNIRKASMFPRDPKRLTP from the exons ATGACGTCAAAAAGTGGTGCTGTTGAAGTGTCTGAagg tgAGCAAGTTAAATCTAAAAGTCAACTAAAAAAAGAAGAGAAACTTGCAGCCAAAGCGATGAAGAAGGAACagttcaaaacaataaat aaagcAAATACTAATGACCAAGCATCTGGTGAAGATATTTCTGTTGGAAAGTAtggagttttaaaaatgatccaaagttcaaaaaattttgtatCTGATCGAATATTTGTGGatgtaaaaaacattatacctGTTTTAGCTGACAATAGTGTTTGGATACGTGGAAGACTTCATACTAGTCGTGCCAaag gtaaacaatgttttatggTTGTCAGACAGCAGCAATGGTCTATTCAGGTGTTAGCTGTAGTATCTGATACTATTAGTAAACAATTTGTTAAGTTTTGTTCTAA TATTAACAAGGAGTCTATAGTAGATATTAAAGGTAAAGTTACAAAAACCCCTTCTAAAATTGGATCGTGCTCACAACAAGATGTTGAATTACATATTGAAGAATTATGGGTTGTTAGTCAGTCTGCTAATCAACTTCCTTTACTTATTGAAGATGCATCAAGGCCAATTAAAGGGGATGatgat gatcaaggtttaaatataaaagtcaaTCAAGATACAAGGCTAGATAATAGAGTAATTGATTTACGTACTCCTGCAAATCAAGCTATTTTCCGCCTTGAAGCTggtgtttgtaaattattccGAGACTTGCTCACTGCAAaa ggTTTTGTTGAAATTCATACTCCAAAAATGATAAATGCAGCAAGTGAAGGTGGAGCAAACGTTTTCACAATATCATATTTCAAAGGCTCTGCATATCTTGCTCAATCACCTCAGTTGTACAAACAAATGGCTATTGCGGGTGATTTTGATAGAGTCTTCACAATTGGAGCAG tcttCAGAGCAGAAGATAGCAACACATATAGACATTTGACTGAATTTGTTGGCTTAGATTTAGAAATGGCTTTTAAATATCACTATCATGAAGTAGTTGATGTTATTGGTTCACTTTTTACCAACATATTTAAAGGATTACGTGAcaa ttatcaatctgaaattaaaactatttgcgAACAATATCCTGTAGaaccatttaaatttttggatCCACCTTTAAAACTTGAATTTCCAACTGCTGTTAATATGCTTTGCGAGGCTGGAGTTGAAATGGGCGATGAAGATGATTTATCAACaccaaatgaaaaattacttGGACGTTTAGTCAAAgcaaaa tatgataCAGATTTCTACATTTTGGATAAGTTTCCACTTGCCATTCGACCATTTTACACCATGCCAGATCCTGATTCAAAG gTAGCTTCTAATTCTTATGATATGTTTATGAGAGGTGAAGAAATTATATCTGGTGCTCAGAGGATACATGATTCTGATTACTTAATCGAAAGAGCTAAACATCATCAAGTTG ataTTGAGAAGATTGCAGCTTATATAGATGCTTTTCGGTATGGATGTCCACCTCATGCTGGTGGTGGAATTGGGTTAGAGAGAGTTGTCATGTTGTACTTGGGCTTAGACAATATAAGAAAAGCATCAATGTTTCCCCGTGATCCTAAAAGACTTActccataa
- the LOC113548773 gene encoding SUMO-activating enzyme subunit 2 has product MAAAIAGVFQPEMQNLIKESKVLLVGAGGIGCEVLKNLVLTGFSELEIIDLDTIEVSNLNRQFLFNKESVGKAKSHVAKTSVLKFNPNVNITSHLGDIMDTKYGVAFFNKFKLVINALDNKKARSHVNRMCLSCDIPLIESGTMGYTGQVEFIKKGISLCYECYPKPEPKSYPMCTIRNTPKEPIHCIIWSKFLFGQLFGESDEDVSMDEAVSQDGSEKMSARNWAIDNEYNPKKLLKKVFYDDIQYLLSMEDLYKDKEIKPVLLDEALFNQEQVDYDHVPDSELLTLEQCISMFLDCTSSIKQKLETSKNRCLVWDKDDDDLMNFVVSSSNIRSAIFNIPFKSHFDIKSMAGNIIPAIATANAMIAGQIVIHALRILSGKYERCQTVFLRKMPNHKGGILVKDRYLEKPNPKCMVCSTDGEIVLSTDIYNFTVKQFEELVLKKKLNMVAPDVLVDGRMIISSDEDDEVDLYGKTLAEVGVGDGSRFSVDDYFQNYSIKIKLYQKEKSEEEDPDFEIFGNLEELNKADDIKNNVAQPEENDDCLIEKDENNVDGDLVTIKEQEDDTVIKEDTMDSDPEVVEMDQELSNEEILAIKRKADEAIEDINGAKKSRVD; this is encoded by the coding sequence ATGGCAGCTGCCATTGCGGGAGTGTTTCAACCCGAAATGCAAAATCTCATTAAAGAATCCAAGGTTTTGTTAGTGGGCGCGGGCGGCATTGGCTGTGAGGTTCTCAAGAACCTCGTGTTGACGGGTTTTAGCGAACTGGAGATCATCGATCTGGACACTATCGAGGTGAGCAACTTAAACCGCCAGTTCCTGTTCAACAAGGAGTCTGTGGGCAAAGCCAAGTCACATGTCGCAAAAACCAGCGTACTAAAATTCAACCCCAATGTAAATATCACGTCGCACTTAGGTGACATTATGGACACAAAATATGGTGTGGCGTTcttcaataaattcaaattggtCATAAACGCTTTGGATAACAAGAAGGCACGTAGTCATGTGAATCGTATGTGCTTGTCATGTGACATCCCTCTCATTGAATCTGGTACAATGGGTTACACTGGCCAAGtagagtttattaaaaaaggcATAAGTTTGTGTTATGAATGTTATCCAAAACCCGAACCCAAATCGTATCCAATGTGCACAATTAGAAACACGCCTAAAGAGCCTATACACTGTATCATATGGTCAAAGTTCTTATTTGGACAACTATTTGGAGAATCAGATGAAGACGTGTCCATGGATGAAGCTGTTTCTCAAGACGGCTCTGAAAAAATGTCTGCACGTAATTGGGCTATAGATAATGAGtataatccaaaaaaattgCTTAAGAAAGTTTTTTATGATGACATCCAATACTTGCTAAGTATGGAAGATTTGTATAaggataaagaaataaaaccaGTACTTTTGGATGAAGCCCTCTTTAATCAAGAACAGGTCGATTACGACCACGTACCTGATAGCGAATTGTTAACCCTGGAACAATGTATATCTATGTTTTTGGATTGCACATCATCAATTAAACAAAAGTTAGAAACATCCAAAAACAGATGTTTAGTTTGGGATAAAGATGATGATGACTTAATGAACTTTGTTGTATCAAGTAGCAATATTCGTTCAGCAATTTTTAACATTCCATTTAAAAGTCACTTTGATATTAAGTCAATGGCAGGAAATATTATTCCTGCAATTGCTACAGCAAATGCTATGATTGCAGGGCAGATTGTAATACATGCTTTGAGAATTTTAAGTGGAAAATATGAACGGTGTCAAaccgtatttttaagaaaaatgccTAACCACAAAGGTGGAATTCTTGTTAAAGACAGATATCTCGAAAAACCAAATCCAAAATGCATGGTTTGTTCTACTGATGGagaaattgtattatctacggatatatacaattttacggTGAAGCAATTTGAAGAATTggtattgaagaaaaaattaaatatggtaGCACCTGATGTTTTGGTGGATGGTAGAATGATAATCTCTAGCGATGAGGATGATGAAGTCGATTTATATGGGAAAACATTAGCAGAAGTGGGTGTGGGTGATGGATCCAGATTTAGTGTTGACGattatttccaaaattatAGTATCAAAATCaagttatatcaaaaagaaaaatctgAGGAAGAAGATCcagattttgaaatttttggcAATTTAGAAGAACTGAACAAAGCGGATGATATAAAGAACAATGTAGCTCAACCTGAAGAAAATGATGATTGTTTAATTGAAAAGGATGAAAATAATGTGGATGGTGATTTGGTTACCATCAAAGAACAAGAAGACGATACAGTAATTAAGGAAGATACAATGGATAGTGATCCAGAAGTTGTAGAAATGGATCAAGAACTCAGTAATGAAGAGATATTGGCAATCAAAAGAAAAGCTGATGAAGCAATTGAAGATATTAACGGAGCTAAGAAAAGCCGTGTCGACTAA
- the LOC113548331 gene encoding peroxisome biogenesis factor 2, giving the protein MAPRVTMLDAHVLDDHISKIFIGQTLKVFKFLPSWILNNCESEINVILQFLLTYYSVTKAKATFGQQLLGIRFNPDQLTDTKLVLFQLFTAGAEYIQLKVESPSKNFINNINILHLIVDVLKAASFLNFLLFLQQGKYPTLTQRLLSLSQESTRKRNIEYTYMTRELLWHGFSELLLFTLPLINYQSLKHKIFRLMHSNLKSNDKKWIEKPPFICARTVCSICQEKPVLPHHIKCSHVFCFYCISSMRMVDEKFECPECYHFEINIIPVILD; this is encoded by the exons ATGGCACCTCGTGTGACTAtg CTTGATGCCCATGTACTTGACGATcacatttctaaaatattcattggCCAGACCTTAAAGGTTTTTAAGTTCTTACCG tcctggattttaaataattgtgagTCGGAAATAAATGTGATATTACAATTCTTATTGACATAT tattctgTGACAAAAGCAAAAGCAACATTTGGTCAACAACTGCTGGGGATTAGATTCAATCCAGACCAGCTGACAGATACAAAGTTAGTTCTATTTCAATTGTTTACGGCTGGAGCagagtatatacaattaaaagtaGAAAGTCCttcaaaaaactttataaacaat ATAAATATCTTACATTTAATTGTTGATGTTTTGAAAGCGGCATCTTTCTTGAATTTTTTGCTTTTCCTGCAACAAGGCAAGTATCCGACATTGACTCAAAGGCTTTTAAGTCTTTCACAAGAGTCGACCCgtaaaagaaatattgaatacacATATATGACAAGAGAACTGCTGTGGCATGGTTTTTCT gaGTTGTTGTTATTCACATTGCCGCTGATCAATTATCAatctttaaaacataaaatatttagattaatgcattcaaatttaaaatccaaTGACAAAAAATGGATCGAAAAACCACCATTTATATGTGCTAGGACGGTATGTAGTATTTGTCAAGAAAAACCTGTGTTACCACATCATATAAAATGTTCTCATGTGTTTTGTTTCTACTGTATAAGT
- the LOC113550542 gene encoding glycogen synthase kinase-3 isoform X1 yields MDLHLPCEDPSINDVVPIWNPTVVANSERLRLQGKDGSKVTTVVANPCQGPDRPLEVSYTDTMVIGNGSFGVVYQAKLCDTGEMVAIKKVLQDKRFKNRELQIMKRLDHCNIVKLKFFFYSSGDKKDEVYLNLVLEYIPDTVYKVARHYSKLRQTIPINYIKLYMYQLFRSLAYIHSLGICHRDIKPQNLLLNPETGVLKLCDFGSAKTLIKGEPNVSYICSRYYRAPELIFGAIDYTTKIDVWSAGCVLAELMLGQPIFPGDSGVDQLVEIIKVLGTPTREQIREMNPNYTEFKFPQIKSHPWSKASFVKVFRMRTPAEAVELVSVLLEYTPSLRVSPLQACAHAFFDELRDPLHRLPNGRSLPPLFNFTQLELSAAGSLKSALIPKHLKDSVGSGNEASAASGGPSTPENINPDSPNHPSSSTTSRQPSNEIV; encoded by the exons ATGGATTTACATCTCCCGTGTGAGGATCCTTCAATAAATGATGTGGTTCCTATTTGGAATCCAACTGTGGTAGCAAACTCTGAACGTCTAAGACTTCAAG gtaAAGATGGCAGTAAAGTCACTACAGTCGTGGCAAATCCGTGCCAGGGACCAGATCGACCCTTGGAGGTGTCGTATACAGACACAATGGTTATCGGCAATGGAAGTTTTGGTGTTGTATACCAAGCCAAATTATGTGATACTGGAGAAATGGTTGCTATTAAAAAAGTCCTTCAAGATAAAAGATTTAAG AATCGtgaattacaaataatgaaaCGTCTAGACCATTGTAACATAGTGAAATTGAAATTCTTCTTTTATTCAAGTGGTGACAag AAGGATGAAGTTTATCTTAATTTAGTTTTGGAATACATACCAGATACTGTATATAAAGTTGCTCGCCATTATAGCAAATTAAGGCAAACAATTCCGATCAACTACATTAAG ctgTACATGTACCAGTTATTCCGAAGTTTGGCTTATATTCACTCATTAGGCATATGTCATCGCGATATTAAGCctcaaaatttgttattaaatccTGAAACAGGGGTATTGAAGTTGTGCGATTTTGGCAGTGCTAAGACTCTTATCAAGGGCGAACCTAATGTATCCTACATATGTTCAAGATACTACCGAGCACCTGAACTGATATTCGGTGCTATAGATTACACAACaaaaattg ATGTATGGAGTGCTGGATGTGTATTAGCAGAACTTATGTTAGGTCAGCCAATCTTCCCAGGAGACTCTGGTGTTGATCAGTTAGTGGAAATTATAAAAGTCCTTGGCACACCAACAAGAGAACAGATTAGAGAAATGAATCCCAACTATACAGAATTCAAATTCCCACAGATCAAATCTCATCCTTGGTCAAAG GCGTCATTTGTAAAGGTTTTCCGTATGCGGACACCAGCAGAAGCTGTAGAATTGGTGTCGGTGTTACTTGAATACACTCCATCACTTAGGGTGTCTCCATTACAAGCTTGTGCTCATGCATTTTTCGATGAGTTAAGAGATCCACTCCATAGATTACCAAATGGACGATCATTACCTCcacttttcaattttacacaattag aattaagTGCAGCTGGGTCTTTGAAATCTGCTTTGATACCCAAGCATTTAAAAGATTCCGTGGGAAGTGGAAATGAAGCATCTGCTGCTAGTGGTGGTCCATCTACTCCAGAGAATATTAATCCCGACAGTCCAAATCACCCTTCATCATCAACTACTTCCAGGCAACCTTCAaatgaaatagtttaa
- the LOC113550542 gene encoding protein kinase shaggy isoform X3 — protein MSGRPRTTSFAEGNKTSPNPPLGGIKVISKDGSKVTTVVANPCQGPDRPLEVSYTDTMVIGNGSFGVVYQAKLCDTGEMVAIKKVLQDKRFKNRELQIMKRLDHCNIVKLKFFFYSSGDKKDEVYLNLVLEYIPDTVYKVARHYSKLRQTIPINYIKLYMYQLFRSLAYIHSLGICHRDIKPQNLLLNPETGVLKLCDFGSAKTLIKGEPNVSYICSRYYRAPELIFGAIDYTTKIDVWSAGCVLAELMLGQPIFPGDSGVDQLVEIIKVLGTPTREQIREMNPNYTEFKFPQIKSHPWSKASFVKVFRMRTPAEAVELVSVLLEYTPSLRVSPLQACAHAFFDELRDPLHRLPNGRSLPPLFNFTQLELSAAGSLKSALIPKHLKDSVGSGNEASAASGGPSTPENINPDSPNHPSSSTTSRQPSNEIV, from the exons ATGAGTGGAAGGCCCAGGACTACTTCCTTTGCTGAAGGAAATAAAACTTCTCCGAATCCTCCTCTAGGCGGAATTAAAGTCATAA gtaAAGATGGCAGTAAAGTCACTACAGTCGTGGCAAATCCGTGCCAGGGACCAGATCGACCCTTGGAGGTGTCGTATACAGACACAATGGTTATCGGCAATGGAAGTTTTGGTGTTGTATACCAAGCCAAATTATGTGATACTGGAGAAATGGTTGCTATTAAAAAAGTCCTTCAAGATAAAAGATTTAAG AATCGtgaattacaaataatgaaaCGTCTAGACCATTGTAACATAGTGAAATTGAAATTCTTCTTTTATTCAAGTGGTGACAag AAGGATGAAGTTTATCTTAATTTAGTTTTGGAATACATACCAGATACTGTATATAAAGTTGCTCGCCATTATAGCAAATTAAGGCAAACAATTCCGATCAACTACATTAAG ctgTACATGTACCAGTTATTCCGAAGTTTGGCTTATATTCACTCATTAGGCATATGTCATCGCGATATTAAGCctcaaaatttgttattaaatccTGAAACAGGGGTATTGAAGTTGTGCGATTTTGGCAGTGCTAAGACTCTTATCAAGGGCGAACCTAATGTATCCTACATATGTTCAAGATACTACCGAGCACCTGAACTGATATTCGGTGCTATAGATTACACAACaaaaattg ATGTATGGAGTGCTGGATGTGTATTAGCAGAACTTATGTTAGGTCAGCCAATCTTCCCAGGAGACTCTGGTGTTGATCAGTTAGTGGAAATTATAAAAGTCCTTGGCACACCAACAAGAGAACAGATTAGAGAAATGAATCCCAACTATACAGAATTCAAATTCCCACAGATCAAATCTCATCCTTGGTCAAAG GCGTCATTTGTAAAGGTTTTCCGTATGCGGACACCAGCAGAAGCTGTAGAATTGGTGTCGGTGTTACTTGAATACACTCCATCACTTAGGGTGTCTCCATTACAAGCTTGTGCTCATGCATTTTTCGATGAGTTAAGAGATCCACTCCATAGATTACCAAATGGACGATCATTACCTCcacttttcaattttacacaattag aattaagTGCAGCTGGGTCTTTGAAATCTGCTTTGATACCCAAGCATTTAAAAGATTCCGTGGGAAGTGGAAATGAAGCATCTGCTGCTAGTGGTGGTCCATCTACTCCAGAGAATATTAATCCCGACAGTCCAAATCACCCTTCATCATCAACTACTTCCAGGCAACCTTCAaatgaaatagtttaa
- the LOC113550542 gene encoding glycogen synthase kinase-3 isoform X2, with protein MDLHLPCEDPSINDVVPIWNPTVVANSERLRLQGKDGSKVTTVVANPCQGPDRPLEVSYTDTMVIGNGSFGVVYQAKLCDTGEMVAIKKVLQDKRFKNRELQIMKRLDHCNIVKLKFFFYSSGDKKDEVYLNLVLEYIPDTVYKVARHYSKLRQTIPINYIKLYMYQLFRSLAYIHSLGICHRDIKPQNLLLNPETGVLKLCDFGSAKTLIKGEPNVSYICSRYYRAPELIFGAIDYTTKIDVWSAGCVLAELMLGQPIFPGDSGVDQLVEIIKVLGTPTREQIREMNPNYTEFKFPQIKSHPWSKVFRMRTPAEAVELVSVLLEYTPSLRVSPLQACAHAFFDELRDPLHRLPNGRSLPPLFNFTQLELSAAGSLKSALIPKHLKDSVGSGNEASAASGGPSTPENINPDSPNHPSSSTTSRQPSNEIV; from the exons ATGGATTTACATCTCCCGTGTGAGGATCCTTCAATAAATGATGTGGTTCCTATTTGGAATCCAACTGTGGTAGCAAACTCTGAACGTCTAAGACTTCAAG gtaAAGATGGCAGTAAAGTCACTACAGTCGTGGCAAATCCGTGCCAGGGACCAGATCGACCCTTGGAGGTGTCGTATACAGACACAATGGTTATCGGCAATGGAAGTTTTGGTGTTGTATACCAAGCCAAATTATGTGATACTGGAGAAATGGTTGCTATTAAAAAAGTCCTTCAAGATAAAAGATTTAAG AATCGtgaattacaaataatgaaaCGTCTAGACCATTGTAACATAGTGAAATTGAAATTCTTCTTTTATTCAAGTGGTGACAag AAGGATGAAGTTTATCTTAATTTAGTTTTGGAATACATACCAGATACTGTATATAAAGTTGCTCGCCATTATAGCAAATTAAGGCAAACAATTCCGATCAACTACATTAAG ctgTACATGTACCAGTTATTCCGAAGTTTGGCTTATATTCACTCATTAGGCATATGTCATCGCGATATTAAGCctcaaaatttgttattaaatccTGAAACAGGGGTATTGAAGTTGTGCGATTTTGGCAGTGCTAAGACTCTTATCAAGGGCGAACCTAATGTATCCTACATATGTTCAAGATACTACCGAGCACCTGAACTGATATTCGGTGCTATAGATTACACAACaaaaattg ATGTATGGAGTGCTGGATGTGTATTAGCAGAACTTATGTTAGGTCAGCCAATCTTCCCAGGAGACTCTGGTGTTGATCAGTTAGTGGAAATTATAAAAGTCCTTGGCACACCAACAAGAGAACAGATTAGAGAAATGAATCCCAACTATACAGAATTCAAATTCCCACAGATCAAATCTCATCCTTGGTCAAAG GTTTTCCGTATGCGGACACCAGCAGAAGCTGTAGAATTGGTGTCGGTGTTACTTGAATACACTCCATCACTTAGGGTGTCTCCATTACAAGCTTGTGCTCATGCATTTTTCGATGAGTTAAGAGATCCACTCCATAGATTACCAAATGGACGATCATTACCTCcacttttcaattttacacaattag aattaagTGCAGCTGGGTCTTTGAAATCTGCTTTGATACCCAAGCATTTAAAAGATTCCGTGGGAAGTGGAAATGAAGCATCTGCTGCTAGTGGTGGTCCATCTACTCCAGAGAATATTAATCCCGACAGTCCAAATCACCCTTCATCATCAACTACTTCCAGGCAACCTTCAaatgaaatagtttaa
- the LOC113550542 gene encoding protein kinase shaggy isoform X4 — protein MSGRPRTTSFAEGNKTSPNPPLGGIKVISKDGSKVTTVVANPCQGPDRPLEVSYTDTMVIGNGSFGVVYQAKLCDTGEMVAIKKVLQDKRFKNRELQIMKRLDHCNIVKLKFFFYSSGDKKDEVYLNLVLEYIPDTVYKVARHYSKLRQTIPINYIKLYMYQLFRSLAYIHSLGICHRDIKPQNLLLNPETGVLKLCDFGSAKTLIKGEPNVSYICSRYYRAPELIFGAIDYTTKIDVWSAGCVLAELMLGQPIFPGDSGVDQLVEIIKVLGTPTREQIREMNPNYTEFKFPQIKSHPWSKVFRMRTPAEAVELVSVLLEYTPSLRVSPLQACAHAFFDELRDPLHRLPNGRSLPPLFNFTQLELSAAGSLKSALIPKHLKDSVGSGNEASAASGGPSTPENINPDSPNHPSSSTTSRQPSNEIV, from the exons ATGAGTGGAAGGCCCAGGACTACTTCCTTTGCTGAAGGAAATAAAACTTCTCCGAATCCTCCTCTAGGCGGAATTAAAGTCATAA gtaAAGATGGCAGTAAAGTCACTACAGTCGTGGCAAATCCGTGCCAGGGACCAGATCGACCCTTGGAGGTGTCGTATACAGACACAATGGTTATCGGCAATGGAAGTTTTGGTGTTGTATACCAAGCCAAATTATGTGATACTGGAGAAATGGTTGCTATTAAAAAAGTCCTTCAAGATAAAAGATTTAAG AATCGtgaattacaaataatgaaaCGTCTAGACCATTGTAACATAGTGAAATTGAAATTCTTCTTTTATTCAAGTGGTGACAag AAGGATGAAGTTTATCTTAATTTAGTTTTGGAATACATACCAGATACTGTATATAAAGTTGCTCGCCATTATAGCAAATTAAGGCAAACAATTCCGATCAACTACATTAAG ctgTACATGTACCAGTTATTCCGAAGTTTGGCTTATATTCACTCATTAGGCATATGTCATCGCGATATTAAGCctcaaaatttgttattaaatccTGAAACAGGGGTATTGAAGTTGTGCGATTTTGGCAGTGCTAAGACTCTTATCAAGGGCGAACCTAATGTATCCTACATATGTTCAAGATACTACCGAGCACCTGAACTGATATTCGGTGCTATAGATTACACAACaaaaattg ATGTATGGAGTGCTGGATGTGTATTAGCAGAACTTATGTTAGGTCAGCCAATCTTCCCAGGAGACTCTGGTGTTGATCAGTTAGTGGAAATTATAAAAGTCCTTGGCACACCAACAAGAGAACAGATTAGAGAAATGAATCCCAACTATACAGAATTCAAATTCCCACAGATCAAATCTCATCCTTGGTCAAAG GTTTTCCGTATGCGGACACCAGCAGAAGCTGTAGAATTGGTGTCGGTGTTACTTGAATACACTCCATCACTTAGGGTGTCTCCATTACAAGCTTGTGCTCATGCATTTTTCGATGAGTTAAGAGATCCACTCCATAGATTACCAAATGGACGATCATTACCTCcacttttcaattttacacaattag aattaagTGCAGCTGGGTCTTTGAAATCTGCTTTGATACCCAAGCATTTAAAAGATTCCGTGGGAAGTGGAAATGAAGCATCTGCTGCTAGTGGTGGTCCATCTACTCCAGAGAATATTAATCCCGACAGTCCAAATCACCCTTCATCATCAACTACTTCCAGGCAACCTTCAaatgaaatagtttaa
- the LOC113548888 gene encoding protein Spindly, producing MNENSSQNNESSVSASLNYNRPSVTTIDILKQELYQTQLQLKTKNAFISELQNDVEQLQIVEDDNIKLKSEILTKESDLRQWTVKYSNLEFKLLDQQKDHLSQIDLLNEQLSVLKNLKDKPKEDSPVNLNESIITELKTELNEKKEKYEEMQNIINNQEIIIMELEHSKSKAIEELEEFKVKVDFKTDQLNEWKQKYETLQEECEMLRLQLNSINNLNDHNKRGNSLFAEVDDKRQALTTELEMKREKYETLKKCLSKANHDNNQMKMEIMRLEKQLLETERNDDLEKSTLIQSYKNRISDLEAKIRELDKRPETPQVLKIDNLSNDGMNVVLQIVSDVRKEKKALEEEMNRRSIRDMEARQQCFKGECEIRQLKKEMRRDKLQLKELEQQISVLKSKLSSSKENIGEDKRMTSKGVRFHNNCKIEDGGPSLKLAKKIPQQAVLNTIVCPKLEEL from the exons ATGAATGAAAATTCATCTCAAAATAATGAAAGCTCTGTAAGCGCGTCATTAAACTATAATCGTCCTAGTGTGACTACAATTGAT attttgaaaCAAGAATTATATCAAACACAACTgcaattgaaaacaaaaaatgcatttattagtGAACTTCAAAATGATGTAGAGCAATTACAAATAGTCgaagatgataatattaaattgaaatcagaaattttaacaaaagaaTCAGATTTAAGGCAATGGActgtaaaa TATTCTAATTTAGAGTTCAAATTATTAGACCAACAAAAAGACCATCTATCACAGATAGATTTATTGAATGAACAActatcagttttaaaaaatttaaaagataaaccAAAAGAAGATTCTccagtaaatttaaatgaaagtaTTATAACAGAATTAAAAACTgagttaaatgaaaaaaaa gaaaaatatgaagagatgcaaaatattataaacaatcaaGAAATTATCATTATGGAGTTGGAACATTCAAAAAGTAAAGCTATTgaagaattagaagaatttaaagtaaaagttgattttaaaactgatCAATTAAATGAATGGAAGCAAAAATATgag acATTGCAAGAAGAATGTGAAATGCTCAGGTTGCAgcttaatagtataaataacctGAATGATCATAATAAAAGAGGAAATTCATTGTTTGCTGAAGTGGATGACAAAAGACAAGCATTGACAACCGAGTTGGAAATGAAaagagaaaaatatgaaactttaaaaaaatgtttatcaaaagCCAATCATGATAACAATCAAATgaag atggaAATTATGAGATTGGAAAAACAGTTGTTAGAAACTGAAAGAAATGATGACTTGGAAAAATCTACTTTAAttcaaagttataaaaatcgtataagc GATTTAGAAGCCAAAATAAGAGAATTAGATAAAAGACCAGAGACCCcacaagtattaaaaatagataatttaagtaatgatGGCATGAATGTTGTTCTTCAAATTGTATCTGATGTCCG aaAAGAGAAAAAAGCCTTAGAAGAAGAAATGAATAGAAGATCTATTCGAGATATGGAAGCTCGACAACAGTGTTTTAAAGGTGAATGTGAAATTCGACAGCTTAAGAAAGAGATGAGAAGAGACAAACTGCAATTAAAAGAATTAGAACAACAAATTTCTGTATTGAAATCTAAAT tatCTTCATCTAAGGAAAACATTGGGGAAGATAAGCGAATGACATCTAAAGGGGTACGTTTTCACAATAACTGTAAGATAGAAGATGGAGGCCCTTCATTGAAACTAGCAAAAAAAATACCACAACAAGCTGTTTTGAACACAATTGTTTGTCCAAAATTagaagaattataa